In Erigeron canadensis isolate Cc75 chromosome 7, C_canadensis_v1, whole genome shotgun sequence, one DNA window encodes the following:
- the LOC122609031 gene encoding ATP synthase subunit alpha, mitochondrial-like, whose amino-acid sequence MEFSPRAAELMTLLESRISNFYTNFQVDEIGRVVSVGDGIARVYGLNEIQAREMVEFASGVKGIALNLENDNVGIVVFGSDTAIKEGDLVKRTGSTVDVPAGKAIPGRLVVQANTSLRDVVTTAFPS is encoded by the coding sequence ATGGAATTCTCTCCGAGAGCTGCTGAACTAATGACTCTATTAGAAAGTAGAATTAGCAACTTTTACACGAATTTTCAAGTGGATGAGATTGGTCGAGTGGTCTCAGTTGGAGATGGGATTGCACGTGTTTATGGGTTGAACGAGATTCAAGCCAGGGAAATGGTTGAATTTGCCAGCGGTGTGAAAGGAATAGCCTTGAATCTTGAGAATGATAATGTAGGGATTGTTGTCTTTGGTAGTGATACTGCTATTAAAGAAGGAGATCTTGTCAAGCGCACTGGCTCTACTGTGGATGTCCCTGCGGGAAAGGCTATCCCAGGGCGGCTGGTCGTACAGGCCAACACGTCTCTGCGGGATGTAGTAACAACCGCATTCCCTAGTTAG